The Hordeum vulgare subsp. vulgare chromosome 4H, MorexV3_pseudomolecules_assembly, whole genome shotgun sequence genomic interval ATCTAGTCCTCGCGCCCTCCCCCGCGTGGCCTCGATAGCCTCGCCCTCGCACTAGCCGCTTGACCGGTCGAGGCCTGGTCGTTGCTGGCTCACTGCTTTGGCCCAACACGACTGCCCACCGACCTAGTTTGTTTTCTTCATACTAGGCTTATCTATTTTTTTGGGCCCCTCAGAATCATGGGCCCTGTGCGGGCCGCACAGATGGCACCACTGTGGGCCCGGCCCTGCTAGGAGCATATGTAAAATATAGAATCCTACTTTCCATTATTAGCGCTATGACATGTGTCGCCCTCAACTATGCCAAAGAGGTTTCAAAATAAAATGGTGTGATTCTGACATTGTCTGACAACACGGGGATCATAATCActgattattttccacacaattTATTAAAAGCACCCACTAAAAGAATATTACAGTTAACCACTAGTATATTAGGACCTCAATAGTAAAGAAACTTCTAGAGTACCCTAGAAAACCTGGAAAAACAAGAAAACCAACTAGGTTGACAATTGTATTTAAAAGACAAGGGCAATTGATACATACATATAATAATTCATGAAAATCAAGATCCATGAAAGTTGATGCACACGAAATAAATGTTTTGGTTGCTTTTTTAATCTGTATAAATTTCTTGTACATGATACCAAATTTCTTGTTTTTCCTCTTAATTATCTATTTTCTCTTGAAATTAATTGTTTTTCCTCTATTTTTATTTCCCGTGACTTATTGACTCTGCTATGCATACGTGTACTTCCGAACTATATGGATTGGGAGAAATCATGGCCAAAAAGACTCTGCCTCTGACTAGTTTTCTTAGTTTATCATTTTGAATCGACTAGCTTAATGTAATGTAGTTTGAACTGAATTGTGTTATAAATGTTTATGTCCATGTTATGCAATGTAGTTTGAACTGAATTGTGTTATATATGTTTATATCCATGTTATGCAATGTAATGTGAATCAAATAGTGCTATCAATGTTTAAATTTGTGTGAAATTTGTTGGGGGAGTTAGATTTAAAAGTTTGGCTAGGAACACCATACTTTTTGAACTCCCAAATACAAATATAAGGAGTTATGGTTTAAGGAGGGGCTAAATTATAAGGCTAGAGTAGATATGCCCAAAAGTAAAGGGTTCTGATATTGCCCACATGTGTGGGCGTTAAAGGGTCTTGTCACAAGTTTCGTGTGGTATCTAAGAAAACCAGCCTACACATTTACGTGTGGGCAAAATAGGTAATGCCCACACGTCTGTCCTCCTGCCTCGCGATTCCGTCCACACGCCTATGTGTGGGTAAAACAGGTAACACCCACACGTTCGCACGTCTGCCTCCTACCTTACGACCCCGCACATCCGCATGACACTCACCTCGCACCCTCACCCCCAAACATGTCCGGACCCTCTTCCATGTTTATTTAACTACAGTTGTCATGGTTGCTGAACTACAGTTGTCATGTCTGGACAACTACAGTTGTCATGGTTGCTCAATTGCAGTCGTCATGTCTGAATAACTGCAGTTGCCATCTCAGGTCAAGTGCAGTTGTCATTTATGAACAACTGCAGATGTTGCCATGTATGGCCTGATCTACTACAGTTACCATGATTTAAAAACTGTAGAAGTTACCACCTACTAACACTAGGCAGTTATCATGTAACACTAAAAAGATAAGGCAAAATAATTTATTGGAGTTGCTATATGCTTCTAAGCACACTAAACAGTTGGCACACAAACACTACAAAAAGACATGGCAAAATAACATATTCGATAAgagagagagttgtcatctgcttaCAACCACACTAAACAGTTTGTCATGTACCGCTGCGAAAAAACATGGTAACTAACAATTTGAGATGTGAGAGAGGAGAGGATGACGATCGTGCAGACGTGTGGGCGAACTGATAAACGCCTACACAACAGTCCATGTACATGCGTGAAACATACGTGTGGGCGAACTGATAAACGCCCACTACGTGCGTGAAACAGACGTGTAGGCGAATTGATACATGCTCACACTCCAACGCCTTTTTACATGGCATAGAAAACTAACGAATACTTATCAAGATTCATGTAAACATGAATGAACGCTGCGTGTGGACGAGTTGCAAAACCCGTGTTAGCTTTTCCGGAAGTAAACGCTGGTGTCATAGAATTCCTCAACTCGTGTTGGTGACTACGTGTCACCGAGGCAATGCGCCAATGCTGGGCCGTGGAGCCGCGGCAACGACCTGCAAAGCCAGTGCCTCGTCCGCCATTCACTGCCAGCAGCGGTGCGTGCTCGTGGCGCCGAGCACACCTACGCTACGCCGTAATTTTCCACCACTTCAACGGAGCCTTTAAAGCCCGCAAAAGACCCGCCGCAACCAAACCCCACACACACGTAACACCCTCCATCCCTTTCCACACACacaccgctctctctctctctctctccctctcaatgGCGAGGCGGTCGGTGCATCGGAGGCAGGAGTTCAGCTTCGCGGGGGACTCGCCGACGCCGTGGCAGGGCGCGGAGGCCGGCGAGAGGCGCGCGCTGCCTCCCCGGACGCCGCCGGTGGCGAACCCGATGGCGCCGCGCGCGGGGGAGGAGGACTTCCGCTGGCTGCAGGCGTCGAGGCAAGGCTCGCCGGAgtccggctccggctccggcaCGCCGTCGCCGCAGCTCTGGGCGCAGAGCGAGCCGCACCACCACGACCGGCTCTACCCGGCCTCCGCCGGGAGCTCCCCGTCGCGCGCGCAGGCCATCGCCGGCTACCGCCGCGAGATGCTCGACCTCGTCCGCGGCCTCCCCGAGGCCGCCTACGAGCTCTCCCTCCGGGACATCGTCGAGTCCCGGCCCTCcccgctgcctcctcctccaccaccaccaccacctccgacCCAACCGTACAACGTCGCTACGCAAGAACAAGGAGGCGGCGAGCCCAAGAAGGACGTCACGGCGGCGGGCATGGACGGCGACGAGGCCAAGAAACAG includes:
- the LOC123451216 gene encoding atherin-like, whose translation is MARRSVHRRQEFSFAGDSPTPWQGAEAGERRALPPRTPPVANPMAPRAGEEDFRWLQASRQGSPESGSGSGTPSPQLWAQSEPHHHDRLYPASAGSSPSRAQAIAGYRREMLDLVRGLPEAAYELSLRDIVESRPSPLPPPPPPPPPPTQPYNVATQEQGGGEPKKDVTAAGMDGDEAKKQIGGGDKKQRTPRKQRTMGRTRSRSMERSVSLDTGLLIKLFLPLSVGRKKKVSPKPAAVAPAKDGRKKTKKKKKQGKEEEEEEEWWKKSQFSEAGSSSGSSNSSASRNNGIGNGNGGSDPKAPARSRSRKRIGCYGFFRANKSNNGVIQE